ACTTACTGTGCCTGTAGTTAAAAGCTGTAACggtcttgttttatttctttttattgtaattggcacaaggctgtcatcatctcatctcattagcaaacactgttttgactgtcaACGATGCTAAAGCTAACATTTAGCTATTCTGTACTGCGTAACATTGTTATGTTAGACCCGTGTAACATCAATTACATTTCGTTTTCATTCGTGTGTATGCACAATTATCTATTGTACAACATATAAGAATGTCGTGCATTATGGGACTATTACAGTATGAAAAGAAATCAGAATATAAAGGATTTcttcaaaagaaagaaatccaaAATAGAGCCAGAGCAGTCAGTCAGAGGATGAGAGCCAGCTTGTCCTGAAACAGCCTTCAGCTTCAGCTGTACACATAGGTACCATACCAAGAGGTGTTTGTTGAGCTCTTCAGGCTATGCAAAATAGCTCTAGCCCTCCCAGTCAGCAGTGCTGCATGTGAGCGGAGTTTTtcagctctaaagctcattaaaacTCATTTGAGGACAACCATGCTAGACAACAGACTAAGCCATTTAGGTTTGCTAAGTATTGAGTCAAGAAGAGCGAGGGCACTCAACATGGATGATTTTATCAAAGTGTTTGCAAGCAAACACAAGAACAGGTGAATTGCACtgttttaaccctcctgttttcctcaggtcaaggaaggaagaagggagggaggaaggacggaataaagaacagaggaaggacagaggacagagggaggaaagaaagagagaaggacaggaagaagggagggaggaaggaagcaaggaaggaaggaactgTCAAAACAGATTGGGTCTCTTGAATGGTAATACTAGGTAATACTAGAGTAACCAACACTAGCACATGTAaagtttataatttgtttggttaaataatttgttcaaagaggcgtatgtattttaaatatgtttgcacTTTATAGGCGGAGAGtgactgtgttttttaatgtgcattgttttcttatgttggcttttggggtcacaggttattttgtagcattattactgtaacaaatcagtgttgaaacaagatttgttacaagtgatgtaagctttttttatgcacacaTAAGCTCTGGTAAGGTCAGCTATCTCTGTTGATAAAATATTCTACACGGTCTGTACCTCCAACCATTTACATTGTTGCACATGTAAAGTTTTGcacagttttgtcaagtaaatattttgcccaaagagtcttatttattttaattttgttggcactttataaagtgactgttttagaataaggattttcttttgtatgtaacctactttgggaatttacaaattattttggcattatttaacggttcactttacaatgttaaaagaAGATTTGCTGGTATGTGAGGAgggatgtgacttttgtttatacctgggagttcaggtttctctgttgctgagaatactacagtaacttactacactgtggcacatgtgacaagttttgtcaagtaaatgttttgcccaaacaggcttatttattgtaattttgatGGCACTTTATACAGTGCACTTTATACAGAAAgtgcattgtcttttttgtatgtactgtatatcataccttggaaggttgttttgaggttagaataaagtatggtagttttcaatcacatttgtatgttgccttttcctgaatgttgtgacTAGTAGGTCTATTCTTGCTTGCAGTGTTAGTAAGTGAAGTAGATATGGGTTGTGGAGacaaaaatggtaaattaatgctATGCCGACacctgggtgtgggtgtgtattttcttgtgtgtgtgtgtgtgcgtgcatatgTGAGTGTATATGTCTGTGCGCAGGCGCTCCTGCTCACACTTCATGCCACCCCTGCATAAGTCAGTGCCCCACTGTTGCCACCCCTAtcaaaaatgtctggacacGCCCCTGACTGTAAGCACAGCACGGTACTTTTGAAGCACAAGATAAACCAGCACAGAAAGGAATAAATTGACAGTTTCTACATAGGAGTCAAAGGAGAGCAAATAAGAAACCACTTACTGTATGTCATGAACGCACAACAACACATGAATTAGCTCACTCTACTCAGCCACATACCAACCACCGAGCCTCTGCTTCCCCTGGTGCTTACTAGGATATTACCTCAGTCAGCCAGCAGGGAGCGTATTTTGACTGTCACTACATACTCATAGAAAGGTGGGAATTAAGTGATACAATTATTATAAACCTAACAAACAGTAGGAACTTTCAGACAAACAAATTCTGTACTTTGCATTATCATAGTCCTATTACCGTCCAGGCCTTTCTAACAGTAATACTCCCTCATGGTAGacgtttttttccacttttatttgtaaCCAAACCACACGTGCACACGGCGCCCGCCGTCAGAGTCGTGTCCAGCTACTGGCtctgaatcagcagctggttactgtTGTCAGAGACCGACcgcaaataaccaacacaacatttagccggcGCAAACTTGATGAAACgcaacagataaacatcggccaCTGCCATCGGCGTATGTCATCGTATTTGGGCAGTCAGCAAAATGAATATCGAACAATACCGATGTTCAGACGATAactcggtgcatccctaagtaTTTTAACCCTCGCACAACCAACTCTTAGGTCATAACTATTCTCTACCATCCGTCCCATGTGACTTGAACGTTAACATGCTCTTTGCTGCAGAGTTCAGCGGCTCCAAGCTTCTCAACCGACTTCATTATACTTACTTTActtaatactttattgtcagacaggtctgaaatttgttttgcataacagcagctccgtttgcaacatcacagaaaggacaaagacaataaacaaggatacaaacatttaaacattacaatcacagaagacaatattcagggccctttaacgcacatttgatctgggattaggctccatatttagtttaaggattgactgatgcaaaaaagagtgcttcagtctaaccttattaaatcgtggaaccctgtatctccgattcgatggtaacagttgatattcactgttcaaaacatggttggggttagagacgatgttgttagctagccttaagatgttattatgataggctgattcatagagtttctcaaggggttgaccaacaatctttgagcagattttcatttgttggagcagttttgactttaaagtagttgacaaattcttgtaccatgtagtataaaaatactgtagaacactcataatcacagaagtaaaaaacaatagaagaatttgtttactcgccccaaaagacctgaggcggcggagaaagtaaattctttgttttgtctttttacagacaaattcaatgtggtctttccaagatagcagatgatcaatcattactcccaaatatttatatgaaaatacctgcaggattttttcgttatgaataacaataggaactttatgagaatcagatggtgaaccaaatacaatttcttccgttttctttgtgttaatctGAAGAGCATTACTGTCACTCCACTCGGCCATTTTGTTCACGCCATGTTGGTGCAGCTCAGGGTTGTCCGAGTGACTTAACAGGGATATTATAGCCGTATCATCAGAATACTTTAGGatgtattgatttggtgtatTTGTACGACAGTCATCGGTGTAAAAGGTGAAAAGCATAGCTGAACTCACGCAACCCTGAGGGGCCCCGACGTTGGTCGTGATGGCAGTGGAaagggttttatttatttttacaatttgaacTCTGTTAGTGAGAAAGGAGGCATACCAGTGTATCAAATAGGGATTCAGTTCCCGCTGGACcatttttgacaccaagatgTCATATGCCATTACGTCTCcaattatctgaaaaaaatcagtgTTCTGAGACAATTGGTtgaaaaatctacagtatgtgtgattAACAGGCAGCTCCACCATCACACTCATATACACAGATTATTCTCGATGAAAGTGAAATcacaaagatgtaaaaaaaatcctgtggaAACTTGTTGACTTTGTTAAACTTTCCACTGTGCAATAGCAATATTCAATATTCTGTGCAATATCAACAATATCTTACTGACTTTATCTTTATTGTTTGCTTGCTTATTTATtagatcttgttttgttttttactgatgcttcttgttgtttgcactgtacCCCTTTGCTGCTATAATCCTgaaaattattaattcattaataaagGATTATCAAATTTTATCTATGCAGTCTGCAGAGAGGTGGacaatatgaaatgaaaataacagacaaaacttttcttcttctctgatatTTAAAACCACTGCAGCTGaatattttatgaatattttgTTGATGTTCCAAGTATCTGTCAATTTTGTACCAATATGAATCAAGAATTAATTCTTAATTTACCCCTGAAAACATACCAGAGATCCCTTAATTTGTCCTTTAATTTGAAATTATAAAAACTCAAACcattaaaacactttattaaaatataattaaggtacgtggaaatgtttcttattcATTAATAAATTGTTTATGATGATTTTAATAGTCTATAAGGCAGGTAATGCAGTCATTAGAATAAATTAGACTACATTAGATAATATCAATCAGTGCTGTAAAATCTCTGTTTTGTAAGTAGCAATGTGAGAGATCAgagggaaataaaggaaataaaacgTAATGATCAGAATCTGGAAAAACAATGTGTACACCCTAAATCaccaataatatacatttttcattaaattaaagAGAATATTTCTGTAGAAAATCAAATGGTTGTTCTACtcagtgtgattgacaggagagatgatcagaggggcagagtttttaccTCCATAGTTAAGACTGGGACTAAAGAATGggtagagtttctcagtgaaggagcagccagtaaaggagtagataagagctgcagcatcaacatcataaaaggagaccagaccctcctcataatccacaaacacccccaccttctcaggctgagacttcagagagagacagactaaAGGGTCAGCAAGAGCTTTGTACTCATTTTCATTCCTCAAACATATCGACCAGTAACCATTCTGAAGAGACGGTGTGATTCctcccttcctgttgatcgactctctggccactcctaaATCCCAATCAGTCTTCCCTTTAACCTGAACCTCGTAGTAAAACCttcctgaagagaaactctgctttgcTAAGACACAAGCAACAGTATCAAATCTCTCtgggttgtctgggagattTTTCTTTACATCACCACAGTTTACTTGTTTtccatcatcagacaggatgaggtaGGTATGTGCTGTATCAGGATCAAGTGTCACATCCACTGCAGACTGCTGGACCCTCTTCAGCTCGGCCTCAAACAGCTTCTTCATCTGTTTACTGAGCGTCTCCTCCAGCTGATTCACAGCTCTCACCACAGTCCCCTCATATGAAGGTGGACGGACGCTGACTTCTGTCCAGTCCTTGGTGGGTGGAGCAGCGTTCAGGGACGTGAAGctttggaggaggtggaggtggtcttCAGAGTGTGAGAGCTTCACCACTTCAGTGCTTCTCTTCttcagctcagagatttcctgttccagctctttgatgaagccttcagcctgtttctctgtctttctctgcttctcttgGATCGTGTCGATGAGCTCGGCCTGGCTTCTctcaacagactccttcagagcggtgaagacctgaacactatctgctatctctctgtctgcatcttccttACTGAGCCCCACTGAGTGTTTCatctcctgaatcttcagtcgtctcttctggatcatctgctgaatttcagcctctgtcgtccccagctcggccttctttccttcatattcttctttcagaggaacaaCATCGTGTGTCTTGTGGTCTAAAACAGtgcagagcatgcagacacacatctggtcggtcttacagaacagctccagcagtttatcgtgcttcgtacacatccttccttccaggttctccacagggtcaatcagctgatgtcttttcagacCTGACCTtgtcagatgaggctccaggtgagtctcacagtaggagtccagacacaccaggcaggacttcagggccttcagtttggttccaatgcagacgtcacagggaacttctcctggtttggcagcttgttgctctgagctgctgctgctggctttctgttgagctgactgtctgaactgagCAGCCATCTCAGAG
The nucleotide sequence above comes from Sebastes fasciatus isolate fSebFas1 chromosome 4, fSebFas1.pri, whole genome shotgun sequence. Encoded proteins:
- the LOC141766623 gene encoding E3 ubiquitin-protein ligase TRIM21-like isoform X2 gives rise to the protein MSAASCLLTEDQFLCSICLDVFTDPVSTPCGHNFCKTCITQHWDIKVPFQCPNCKKIFSTRPELQVNTLISEMAAQFRQSAQQKASSSSSEQQAAKPGEVPCDVCIGTKLKALKSCLVCLDSYCETHLEPHLTRSGLKRHQLIDPVENLEGRMCTKHDKLLELFCKTDQMCVCMLCTVLDHKTHDVVPLKEEYEGKKAELGTTEAEIQQMIQKRRLKIQEMKHSVGLSKEDADREIADSVQVFTALKESVERSQAELIDTIQEKQRKTEKQAEGFIKELEQEISELKKRSTEVMKKLFEAELKRVQQSAVDVTLDPDTAHTYLILSDDGKQVNCGDVKKNLPDNPERFDTVACVLAKQSFSSGRFYYEVQVKGKTDWDLGVARESINRKGGITPSLQNGYWSICLRNENEYKALADPLVCLSLKSQPEKVGVFVDYEEGLVSFYDVDAAALIYSFTGCSFTEKLYPFFSPSLNYGGKNSAPLIISPVNHTE
- the LOC141766623 gene encoding E3 ubiquitin-protein ligase TRIM21-like isoform X1; translated protein: MSAASCLLTEDQFLCSICLDVFTDPVSTPCGHNFCKTCITQHWDIKVPFQCPNCKKIFSTRPELQVNTLISEMAAQFRQSAQQKASSSSSEQQAAKPGEVPCDVCIGTKLKALKSCLVCLDSYCETHLEPHLTRSGLKRHQLIDPVENLEGRMCTKHDKLLELFCKTDQMCVCMLCTVLDHKTHDVVPLKEEYEGKKAELGTTEAEIQQMIQKRRLKIQEMKHSVGLSKEDADREIADSVQVFTALKESVERSQAELIDTIQEKQRKTEKQAEGFIKELEQEISELKKRSTEVVKLSHSEDHLHLLQSFTSLNAAPPTKDWTEVSVRPPSYEGTVVRAVNQLEETLSKQMKKLFEAELKRVQQSAVDVTLDPDTAHTYLILSDDGKQVNCGDVKKNLPDNPERFDTVACVLAKQSFSSGRFYYEVQVKGKTDWDLGVARESINRKGGITPSLQNGYWSICLRNENEYKALADPLVCLSLKSQPEKVGVFVDYEEGLVSFYDVDAAALIYSFTGCSFTEKLYPFFSPSLNYGGKNSAPLIISPVNHTE